In Candidatus Binatia bacterium, one DNA window encodes the following:
- a CDS encoding aspartyl protease family protein produces MLLATDTSRIRLSGTDWFGHYRSPYVQVYVNGRGPFTFLFDTGSNVTTISTKVAKAASVATISHVPGHHAIARANEIRVGHVSMRDYYAVIEDGDDLDGILGFNSFGQNYLTFDVANKTLLVSRRPIALPRGFWVPYTLKKHLPLIDLFADRRRLPTLIDTGDDAYAWEGTSADLKGLLFDHSPIPAATVFNGETGATKTLITSIDGSLVLGRVESERPAVAINEALPVPDIGISVIDQFVMEFDRIHHRVAFQPRFSGSQFVVPGELTCGFYISFRQPTRRVREVLPGLAPARAGMRAAEVIVSVNGHRAASVNYKYWDRLLRARRPVTVVWDHDGRVVSKTFPVVELR; encoded by the coding sequence GTGCTCCTCGCGACGGACACCAGTAGGATTCGCCTTTCCGGTACGGACTGGTTCGGCCATTACCGGTCACCTTATGTCCAAGTCTACGTGAATGGTCGAGGGCCGTTTACTTTCCTTTTCGATACTGGGTCTAACGTAACCACAATCAGTACAAAAGTAGCAAAAGCCGCTTCAGTCGCAACCATTAGTCACGTACCGGGCCACCACGCGATCGCCCGTGCTAACGAAATCCGAGTCGGGCACGTTTCAATGCGCGATTACTACGCTGTCATCGAGGATGGTGACGACTTGGATGGGATTCTCGGCTTCAATTCGTTCGGCCAAAACTATCTTACGTTCGACGTTGCGAACAAAACGTTGCTCGTGAGCAGACGGCCGATAGCGTTACCACGCGGATTTTGGGTGCCCTACACCCTAAAAAAACATCTACCGCTCATAGATCTCTTCGCGGACAGGCGTAGGCTCCCGACGCTGATCGACACTGGGGACGACGCGTACGCCTGGGAGGGAACCTCGGCGGACCTGAAGGGGCTACTCTTCGATCACTCACCCATTCCAGCTGCGACGGTATTCAACGGCGAGACGGGAGCCACAAAGACGCTGATAACCTCCATTGATGGCTCGCTGGTGCTCGGGCGAGTGGAGTCCGAAAGACCTGCCGTCGCGATTAACGAGGCACTGCCCGTGCCAGATATTGGGATTAGCGTAATCGACCAGTTCGTCATGGAGTTCGATCGCATCCATCATCGCGTCGCCTTCCAGCCGCGTTTCTCGGGATCTCAGTTCGTCGTGCCCGGCGAGCTTACGTGCGGTTTCTACATCTCATTCCGCCAACCGACCCGCCGCGTTAGAGAAGTCTTGCCGGGTCTGGCGCCTGCGCGCGCTGGCATGCGTGCAGCGGAGGTAATTGTGAGCGTCAATGGGCATCGTGCGGCGTCGGTCAACTACAAGTACTGGGATCGATTACTTCGGGCGCGTCGGCCGGTTACGGTGGTCTGGGACCACGACGGTCGCGTTGTATCAAAAACGTTTCCCGTCGTTGAGCTTCGATGA
- a CDS encoding PhzF family phenazine biosynthesis protein — translation MKIPLYQLDAFTREPFAGNPAAVCPLEQWLGDDMLQAIAAENNLAETAFFVRENGAYRLRWFTPVAEVPLCGHATLATGHVILRMLEPGRERVRFETLSGPVEVSRDGERLSMDFPALPLQRELDPDVVTGAIGVRPDELWEADRGMAVLSDPVQVRELRPDIGRVADLPFKSLIVTARGFDGDCDFVSRFFAPKLGIAEDPVTGSAHCVLTPYWSGALGKPSLFARQLSARGGELWVEDRGARVRLSGDCVLVIEGSLAIP, via the coding sequence GTGAAGATTCCGCTTTACCAACTGGACGCGTTCACCCGCGAGCCGTTCGCGGGAAATCCTGCCGCCGTCTGTCCGCTCGAGCAGTGGCTCGGCGACGACATGCTGCAGGCGATCGCGGCCGAGAACAACCTCGCCGAGACCGCGTTCTTCGTGCGCGAAAACGGCGCGTACCGGCTGCGCTGGTTCACGCCGGTCGCCGAGGTGCCGCTGTGCGGCCACGCGACGCTCGCGACCGGCCACGTGATCCTCCGGATGCTCGAGCCAGGGCGCGAGCGCGTTCGCTTCGAGACGCTGTCGGGCCCCGTCGAGGTGTCGCGCGACGGCGAGCGCTTGAGCATGGATTTCCCGGCGCTGCCGCTGCAACGCGAGCTCGATCCGGATGTGGTGACCGGCGCGATCGGCGTGCGGCCGGACGAGCTGTGGGAGGCGGACCGCGGGATGGCCGTGCTCAGTGATCCCGTGCAAGTGCGCGAGCTGCGCCCCGACATCGGGCGCGTCGCCGACCTCCCGTTCAAAAGTCTGATCGTGACGGCGCGGGGTTTTGACGGCGACTGCGACTTCGTGTCGCGCTTCTTTGCGCCGAAGCTCGGGATCGCCGAAGATCCGGTGACGGGATCCGCGCACTGCGTGCTGACGCCCTACTGGTCGGGCGCTCTCGGAAAGCCGTCGCTCTTCGCGCGCCAACTCTCTGCGCGCGGCGGCGAGCTCTGGGTCGAAGATCGCGGCGCTCGCGTGCGACTTTCCGGCGACTGCGTGCTCGTGATCGAGGGCTCACTCGCGATTCCCTAG
- a CDS encoding NHL repeat-containing protein — translation MNVSTILRGGPMAVALTASLAGCAGGQTGSALPPQATAPMPPSAMGDAAQPDRAATMFTANRDNPAVLAFRATASGNVAPVVRITGSNTTLNSPDSIALDASGNVYVANDGANQVAVFAKGANGNVKPERIIGGSKSQLGPTEGLLVDGYGKLWASDYGNNAITAYPKGASGNVKPATVISGGNTQLSTPTGMVWGTYGSSYVVYVANTGGASVVGFNPAAKGNVAPVVSIAGSNTGLSRPFALAVDSTGRLLVADESAGILVFSPGANGNVAPVAHITGLTYPAGVVTDGQDNIYVANFSGESIEEFLPNANGNATPLRTIRGRKTTLKGPNYLVLR, via the coding sequence ATGAACGTATCCACCATTCTCCGGGGCGGCCCCATGGCGGTCGCCCTGACGGCCAGCCTGGCCGGCTGCGCCGGAGGCCAGACCGGGAGCGCGCTCCCGCCCCAAGCGACGGCGCCGATGCCTCCATCCGCTATGGGCGATGCGGCGCAGCCGGACCGCGCCGCCACCATGTTCACGGCTAACCGCGACAACCCGGCCGTGCTCGCGTTCCGCGCGACGGCGTCGGGCAACGTCGCACCAGTCGTCCGGATCACCGGGTCGAACACGACGCTCAATAGCCCGGACTCCATCGCGCTGGACGCCTCGGGCAACGTCTACGTGGCCAATGACGGCGCCAACCAGGTCGCCGTGTTCGCGAAGGGCGCGAACGGCAACGTCAAGCCCGAGAGAATCATCGGCGGCTCGAAGTCGCAACTCGGCCCGACCGAGGGGCTCTTGGTCGACGGCTACGGCAAGCTCTGGGCCAGCGATTACGGCAACAACGCGATCACCGCGTATCCCAAGGGCGCTTCCGGCAACGTCAAGCCCGCGACCGTGATCAGCGGCGGCAACACGCAGCTGAGCACCCCTACGGGAATGGTCTGGGGAACCTACGGCAGCAGTTACGTAGTTTACGTGGCCAACACGGGTGGCGCGTCGGTCGTCGGATTCAACCCCGCAGCGAAAGGCAACGTCGCGCCCGTCGTCTCGATCGCCGGCAGCAACACCGGCCTCTCCAGGCCCTTCGCACTCGCGGTCGACTCGACGGGCCGGCTGCTCGTCGCGGATGAAAGCGCCGGCATCCTGGTCTTCTCACCGGGTGCGAACGGTAACGTCGCGCCGGTCGCGCACATCACCGGTCTGACGTATCCGGCCGGCGTCGTGACGGATGGGCAGGATAACATCTATGTCGCGAACTTTTCGGGCGAGTCGATCGAAGAGTTCCTACCGAACGCGAACGGCAACGCGACGCCGCTGCGGACGATCCGCGGCCGCAAGACGACCCTTAAGGGTCCCAACTACCTCGTCTTGCGGTGA
- a CDS encoding YceI family protein, with protein MKWFFEPGHSAAEFRARHMMITWVRGAFKNIEGKLDFDPADPRRLSVETTIDASSCWTGVEMRDNHLRSPDFLSCEQYPKMHFKSTAVEEIGPVDYLVTGDLTIRDVTRPVTLQTRYLGSWQTPWWEGGVDKGPKTRAGFTARTRINRYDFGVSWNDSMPDGGIVVSRDIDIILDVEAVQEA; from the coding sequence ATGAAATGGTTTTTCGAGCCCGGACATAGCGCCGCCGAGTTTCGCGCACGGCATATGATGATCACTTGGGTGCGCGGCGCGTTCAAGAACATCGAGGGTAAGCTCGACTTCGACCCCGCCGATCCGCGTCGGCTTTCCGTCGAGACGACGATCGACGCGTCGAGTTGCTGGACCGGAGTCGAGATGCGCGACAATCACCTCCGCAGCCCCGACTTCCTCAGCTGCGAGCAGTATCCCAAGATGCACTTCAAGAGCACCGCGGTCGAGGAGATTGGCCCAGTCGACTATCTCGTCACCGGCGATCTCACGATTCGGGACGTCACCCGGCCCGTTACGCTACAGACGCGCTACCTCGGATCGTGGCAGACGCCGTGGTGGGAAGGCGGCGTCGACAAGGGCCCGAAGACGCGCGCGGGCTTCACCGCCCGGACGCGCATCAACCGTTACGACTTCGGCGTCAGCTGGAACGACTCGATGCCCGACGGCGGCATCGTGGTCAGCCGCGACATCGACATTATTCTCGACGTCGAGGCGGTCCAAGAAGCCTAG
- a CDS encoding MFS transporter codes for MKAGWVLFVAILGSAMPFIDSTAVNVSLPVIQRELHATTGQTQWVIEGYALFLSALILLGGALGDLYGRRLVFGAGIVLFAVASIGCALAPTVEWLIAARCVQGIGGALSTPGSLSLISAAYSGGARGRAIGLWSGFSALTSAAGPIIGGWLTQSFSWRYVFLINLPIAALVLPILFFYVAESRDETADRHIDVGGATLATLGLGLLVYGLIDMNAAHVSAAAVGTAVLGLALLAVFVMYEMRVKDPMMRCDLFAVRNFSVSNIYTFFLYTAIGGSLYFVPFVLINVHHYSPTAAGAALLPFIVIMVAASRWSGGLVGRVGPRGPLVLGGILAGLGFVAFALPGTDGSYWTTFFPAATILGLGGALFVAPLTTTVMNSVPVEHSGVASGINNAVARTAGLIGVAVLGVVVTAAPAYLYGFRAAMLVSALLSFAAAAVAAQGFAAQSTIHKAT; via the coding sequence ATGAAGGCCGGGTGGGTGCTCTTCGTGGCGATTCTCGGCTCGGCGATGCCGTTCATCGACAGCACGGCGGTCAACGTCTCTTTGCCGGTCATCCAGCGCGAGCTGCATGCGACCACCGGACAGACCCAGTGGGTCATCGAAGGCTACGCGCTCTTTCTCTCCGCGCTGATCCTGCTCGGCGGAGCGCTGGGCGATCTGTACGGCCGGCGGTTGGTCTTCGGCGCCGGTATCGTCCTGTTCGCCGTCGCATCGATCGGCTGCGCGCTGGCGCCCACCGTCGAATGGCTCATCGCGGCGCGCTGCGTACAGGGCATCGGCGGCGCACTCTCGACGCCGGGTAGCCTGTCGCTGATCAGCGCCGCCTACTCGGGCGGCGCGCGAGGACGCGCCATCGGGCTCTGGTCGGGCTTCTCCGCGCTCACCTCGGCCGCCGGACCGATCATCGGCGGATGGCTGACGCAGAGCTTTTCGTGGCGCTACGTCTTCTTGATCAACTTGCCGATCGCCGCACTCGTCCTGCCGATTCTCTTCTTCTACGTCGCCGAGAGCCGCGACGAGACCGCCGACCGCCACATCGACGTCGGCGGCGCGACGCTCGCGACGCTCGGATTGGGGCTTCTGGTTTACGGGCTGATCGATATGAACGCCGCGCACGTGTCGGCTGCGGCCGTCGGGACGGCCGTTCTGGGCCTCGCGCTGCTCGCCGTCTTCGTCATGTACGAGATGCGCGTCAAGGACCCGATGATGCGCTGCGATCTCTTCGCCGTGCGCAACTTCAGCGTCTCGAATATCTACACGTTCTTCCTCTACACGGCAATCGGAGGCAGCCTCTACTTCGTCCCGTTCGTTCTGATCAACGTCCACCACTATTCGCCCACCGCGGCGGGGGCCGCGCTGCTGCCCTTCATCGTCATCATGGTGGCGGCGTCGCGCTGGTCGGGCGGCCTCGTCGGGCGCGTCGGCCCGCGCGGGCCGCTGGTACTCGGAGGAATACTCGCGGGACTCGGATTCGTCGCGTTCGCGCTGCCGGGCACCGACGGATCGTACTGGACGACGTTCTTCCCGGCGGCGACGATCCTCGGGTTGGGGGGCGCGCTGTTCGTCGCCCCGCTGACCACGACCGTGATGAATTCGGTCCCGGTCGAACATTCCGGCGTCGCTTCGGGCATCAACAACGCGGTGGCACGCACCGCCGGCCTGATCGGCGTCGCGGTGCTCGGCGTCGTCGTCACGGCGGCGCCCGCCTACTTGTATGGCTTTCGCGCGGCGATGCTCGTCTCGGCCCTACTCTCCTTTGCGGCGGCTGCCGTTGCCGCACAGGGATTCGCAGCCCAATCGACGATTCACAAGGCGACATAG
- a CDS encoding proline dehydrogenase family protein: MTSALDRSLRAAILAAAGNAFVRRAVTRYGMRLGAGRFVAGESAAEFLPVARDANARGFAVAATILGESVRDRDETLAVTSEYCDLLCAFAAEGSDANVAFKLTHVGLEIDPELAFENAARVAATAGESHNTVRMDMEQSRYVDPTLAIYRRLRERYDNVGFVLQSYLYRSRDDLLAALPLEPNVRIVKGAYLEPPSVAYPKKADVDRNYIELMELALTHGGYTAIATHDPTIVEHAIAFARRQPLPQRGRFEFQLLYGIATPLARSLVDRGYRVRLSIPYGAYWFPYLMRRLAERPANLAFFLRNLFHVSR, encoded by the coding sequence ATGACCTCGGCTCTCGATCGGTCGTTGCGCGCGGCGATTCTCGCCGCCGCCGGCAACGCGTTCGTGCGTCGCGCCGTCACGCGCTACGGCATGCGCCTGGGCGCCGGGCGCTTCGTAGCCGGCGAGAGCGCGGCGGAGTTCCTGCCCGTGGCGCGGGACGCCAACGCGCGCGGCTTCGCGGTGGCGGCGACGATCCTCGGCGAGAGCGTGCGCGATCGCGACGAGACGCTGGCGGTCACGAGCGAGTACTGCGACCTGCTGTGCGCGTTTGCCGCCGAAGGCAGCGACGCGAACGTCGCGTTCAAGCTCACGCACGTGGGCCTCGAGATCGACCCGGAGCTCGCCTTCGAGAACGCGGCGCGCGTCGCCGCGACGGCAGGCGAGAGTCACAACACGGTCCGGATGGACATGGAGCAGTCGCGCTACGTCGATCCCACGCTCGCCATCTACCGCCGCCTGCGCGAGCGCTACGACAACGTCGGCTTCGTGCTGCAGTCGTATCTCTACCGCAGCCGCGACGACCTGCTCGCGGCGCTGCCGCTTGAGCCGAACGTGCGCATCGTCAAGGGGGCGTACCTCGAGCCGCCGTCCGTCGCGTATCCGAAGAAAGCCGACGTCGACCGCAACTACATCGAGCTCATGGAGCTGGCGCTCACACACGGCGGCTACACGGCGATCGCGACGCACGATCCCACAATCGTCGAACACGCGATTGCGTTCGCCCGGCGGCAGCCGCTGCCCCAGCGCGGGCGCTTCGAGTTTCAGCTGCTCTACGGCATCGCGACGCCGCTCGCGCGGAGCCTCGTGGATCGCGGCTATCGGGTTCGCCTGTCCATCCCATATGGAGCGTATTGGTTTCCGTATCTGATGCGCCGCTTGGCCGAACGGCCCGCGAATCTAGCATTCTTCCTGCGCAACTTATTCCATGTGTCCCGCTGA
- a CDS encoding dihydrodipicolinate synthase family protein: MIAGIWSAVLTPVDADLAPDAARALPYYRDLLRRGCDGINLLGTTGEAMSFSADQRIEFMEAVASGGMPMERMMVGTGAASTADAARLTGRAFACGFSAALVMPPFFFRDASDDGILRFFETLFARTNPPRGSVLLYNFPKMSGITFHPELVDRLLREFPNVIAGMKDSSNDARLQGEILSNHPELVVLPGSESDLLAAKARGASGCISGSVALWPALARDVFESGDAGDGATLARARAALDGVPFIPAVRYATARLRRDPSWERPLPPLLPLDEPQRRALDLALQPFAAVHRI, encoded by the coding sequence ATGATCGCGGGAATCTGGTCCGCCGTACTCACGCCGGTCGATGCCGATCTCGCGCCTGACGCCGCCAGGGCGCTGCCCTATTACCGCGATCTGCTACGGCGGGGCTGCGACGGCATCAATCTCCTCGGCACGACCGGCGAGGCGATGTCTTTCAGCGCCGATCAGCGGATCGAGTTCATGGAGGCGGTGGCTTCGGGCGGCATGCCGATGGAGCGCATGATGGTGGGCACGGGAGCCGCGTCGACCGCCGACGCGGCGCGCCTTACGGGGCGCGCGTTTGCGTGCGGCTTCTCTGCAGCGCTCGTGATGCCGCCGTTCTTTTTCCGCGACGCCTCCGACGACGGAATCCTGCGATTCTTCGAAACGCTCTTCGCGCGCACGAACCCTCCGCGCGGAAGCGTTCTGCTCTACAATTTTCCGAAGATGAGCGGGATCACGTTCCATCCCGAGCTGGTCGACCGGCTGTTGCGGGAGTTTCCGAACGTGATCGCCGGCATGAAGGACAGCTCGAACGACGCGCGGCTGCAGGGCGAGATCCTATCGAACCATCCCGAGCTCGTGGTCTTGCCCGGCTCGGAAAGCGATCTGCTTGCGGCCAAGGCGCGCGGCGCGTCGGGATGCATCTCCGGGAGCGTGGCGCTCTGGCCCGCGCTGGCGCGCGACGTCTTCGAGAGCGGCGACGCGGGCGACGGCGCGACACTCGCGCGAGCGCGCGCGGCCCTGGACGGCGTTCCGTTTATCCCGGCGGTGCGCTATGCTACGGCGCGCCTGCGCCGGGATCCGTCATGGGAACGCCCGCTGCCGCCGCTCCTGCCGCTGGATGAGCCGCAACGGCGCGCACTCGACCTTGCGCTGCAACCGTTTGCAGCGGTGCATCGGATCTGA
- a CDS encoding glycosyltransferase 87 family protein yields the protein MKIQQTTLLVVAGLIGLAFLLARPPSAMMGKPDFDAFYCAGKVLANGGDPYRYGSMHRCETTNLRTITPHAIVPAPLPPYGIAEFVPLSMMPYAQASVVWFLLLIGSAFVIIWAIVELTGLPLLLIAPCVLLSILFQPLTVSGLPPIPIALLTAAALAVDRGRHATAAVLLGIACIQPHVAAGPVLATFLVVPRMQLHLAIVGAALLAISLIAGGIVLNYEYLNAVLPAHALSEIGAYGQYSLSALLHLFGASDRSALLIGTLQYIAFLIAGIGLAYGLHAKVPGSVVLAPLACGVTGGTFIHLPEVSGALPFAFVLLAAQESICAWLGVVLLAIPWQIVLEDKLAVMAGVVAFVLIYYGRHGKPVLAGAVSLGLTVALWYAQGLVPNQGLIRALPSVPDSALAEAGWARFSEQLPPTAFYWPSHVLTFLGLAFVYWTALIIVRSQMRYAG from the coding sequence ATGAAAATTCAGCAGACCACGTTGCTTGTCGTGGCGGGACTCATCGGGCTGGCGTTTCTTCTTGCGCGACCGCCGAGCGCGATGATGGGGAAGCCTGACTTCGATGCGTTCTACTGTGCCGGAAAGGTGCTTGCTAATGGCGGCGATCCATATCGTTACGGCTCGATGCACCGGTGCGAAACGACGAATTTGCGTACCATAACGCCACACGCGATAGTGCCTGCGCCGCTGCCACCCTACGGCATTGCCGAGTTCGTGCCGCTCTCAATGATGCCGTACGCACAGGCCAGCGTGGTGTGGTTTCTACTATTAATCGGGAGTGCTTTCGTCATCATTTGGGCGATCGTCGAGCTGACCGGCTTGCCGCTGCTGCTTATTGCTCCGTGCGTTCTGCTTAGTATCCTGTTTCAACCTTTGACCGTGAGCGGACTGCCGCCGATTCCGATCGCTCTTCTAACGGCCGCTGCGCTTGCCGTCGATCGAGGGCGTCATGCAACGGCTGCCGTTCTGCTCGGGATCGCCTGCATACAACCGCACGTCGCGGCCGGACCGGTGCTCGCCACCTTTTTAGTGGTTCCGAGAATGCAGCTTCATCTAGCAATCGTCGGTGCGGCTTTGCTCGCGATCTCGCTAATCGCAGGCGGCATTGTTCTGAACTACGAGTATCTCAATGCAGTGCTCCCCGCCCACGCGTTGTCCGAGATCGGAGCCTACGGACAGTACAGCCTCAGTGCATTGCTACACCTATTTGGCGCGTCGGATCGTAGTGCACTATTAATCGGAACACTCCAATACATCGCTTTCCTCATTGCCGGGATCGGGCTAGCCTACGGGCTACATGCCAAAGTCCCGGGTAGTGTAGTGTTAGCGCCTCTGGCTTGCGGCGTGACCGGGGGAACGTTCATCCACTTGCCTGAGGTATCCGGCGCGTTGCCATTTGCGTTCGTCCTGCTGGCCGCGCAGGAGTCGATTTGTGCATGGCTTGGAGTTGTGTTGCTTGCCATTCCGTGGCAAATCGTGCTCGAAGACAAGCTTGCGGTGATGGCCGGCGTCGTAGCATTTGTTCTCATTTATTATGGGCGCCACGGCAAGCCGGTTTTAGCAGGGGCGGTCAGTCTTGGGTTGACCGTGGCACTCTGGTATGCACAGGGTCTCGTTCCTAATCAGGGACTGATTCGGGCTCTCCCGTCCGTTCCGGATTCGGCTCTCGCCGAGGCCGGCTGGGCGCGATTCTCGGAGCAGCTGCCTCCGACAGCCTTCTATTGGCCGTCTCACGTCCTGACATTTCTCGGCCTGGCGTTCGTATATTGGACCGCTCTCATTATCGTAAGATCGCAGATGCGCTACGCGGGTTGA
- a CDS encoding PQQ-binding-like beta-propeller repeat protein, whose protein sequence is MVRRLAGLLVFIALAAVAPRASATNWPVFGFDPSRSGFNSAERTITTGNVHRLHERWQISLGAVADSTPILLQRVRIGRAYHPMLFQTTKDGVTHGIEAVSGRVIWHFATRGTQITDSTPAGDPSGKSIYVPGIDGKVHKLSAATGREEHAPGFPARITRMPNSEKDASPLNVANGYLYAVTSGYIGDAPPYDGHVVSVRLSDGATAVFNSLCSLRRRLPGPGTCSSQRSGIWARGGAVVDPDPSMNGRIYAATGNGDFSANTGGHNYGDSVISLAEDLSSLLGSYTPVNYDQLEQGDVDLGSTSPVMLPEQASSQTPWMLVQGGKDAVLKLVNRAALPGVGNELQLIDLPGGLFSTPAVWTDASSNAWIFLGFSSVVEGYRLQTNGQGVSGLKLMWQSSSGSTGGEGTSPAVADGIVFVAFDNAIVALNALTGNELWSSAMHGAGRTIGPVHWESPIVVNGWVYCSDENGQLTAYALR, encoded by the coding sequence ATGGTGAGGCGACTCGCCGGCCTCCTGGTTTTCATCGCCCTGGCCGCGGTGGCGCCGCGCGCATCGGCCACGAACTGGCCGGTCTTCGGGTTCGACCCGTCGCGCAGCGGATTCAACTCCGCGGAACGCACCATCACCACCGGAAACGTGCACCGTCTGCACGAGCGCTGGCAGATTTCGCTCGGCGCCGTGGCGGACTCCACGCCGATCCTGCTCCAGCGCGTTCGGATCGGGCGCGCATACCATCCGATGCTCTTTCAAACGACCAAGGACGGCGTGACGCACGGCATCGAGGCCGTGTCGGGGCGGGTCATCTGGCACTTTGCGACGCGCGGCACGCAAATCACCGATTCCACGCCGGCGGGCGATCCGTCGGGCAAATCGATCTACGTACCCGGCATCGACGGCAAGGTCCACAAGCTATCGGCAGCCACGGGACGCGAGGAGCACGCACCGGGATTCCCGGCGCGCATCACGCGCATGCCGAACTCGGAGAAGGACGCCTCGCCACTTAACGTCGCCAACGGCTATCTCTATGCGGTGACGTCCGGGTATATCGGCGACGCTCCGCCGTACGACGGACACGTCGTCAGCGTTCGTCTCAGCGACGGCGCGACGGCGGTGTTCAACTCGCTGTGCAGCCTCAGGCGGCGGTTGCCCGGACCGGGCACGTGCTCGTCGCAGCGCTCGGGAATTTGGGCGCGCGGCGGCGCCGTCGTCGACCCCGATCCTTCCATGAACGGACGGATCTACGCTGCTACCGGTAACGGCGATTTCAGCGCCAACACGGGCGGCCACAACTACGGCGACTCCGTGATCTCGCTCGCTGAGGATCTTTCGTCGCTGCTCGGCAGCTATACACCCGTCAACTACGACCAGCTCGAGCAAGGCGACGTCGATCTGGGCAGCACGTCGCCGGTGATGTTGCCCGAGCAGGCGTCCAGCCAGACGCCGTGGATGCTCGTTCAGGGCGGAAAGGACGCGGTGCTCAAGCTCGTAAACCGCGCCGCGCTTCCCGGCGTCGGGAACGAGCTCCAGCTGATCGATCTGCCCGGCGGGCTCTTCTCCACTCCCGCCGTCTGGACCGATGCCTCGAGCAACGCGTGGATCTTCCTCGGATTCTCCAGCGTCGTCGAGGGCTACCGTCTGCAGACGAACGGCCAGGGCGTCAGCGGCCTCAAGCTCATGTGGCAGTCCAGCTCCGGTTCGACCGGCGGCGAAGGCACCTCGCCCGCCGTCGCCGACGGCATCGTCTTCGTCGCGTTCGACAACGCGATCGTCGCGCTCAACGCGCTCACCGGCAACGAGTTATGGAGCAGCGCGATGCACGGCGCCGGCCGCACGATCGGTCCGGTGCACTGGGAGAGCCCGATCGTCGTCAACGGCTGGGTCTACTGCTCCGACGAAAACGGCCAACTAACCGCATACGCGCTGCGCTAA
- a CDS encoding c-type cytochrome produces the protein MSNWYKRTIPAFAVAAIVFCGCAGRSALDNGRAIFQTGKDLDGVQITAAAPPLRPYCAACHGANGAGGVHFPDGAVSADLRYRALVTEQRHPYTLALLERAISTGVDNDGKPLDPVMPRWRLSTRDLHDVALYVLTQLK, from the coding sequence GTGAGTAACTGGTACAAACGTACCATCCCCGCTTTTGCGGTCGCCGCGATCGTCTTTTGCGGGTGCGCCGGCCGATCGGCACTCGACAACGGCCGCGCGATCTTCCAAACCGGCAAAGACCTGGATGGCGTGCAGATCACTGCGGCGGCTCCGCCGCTGCGCCCCTACTGCGCCGCGTGCCACGGTGCAAACGGCGCCGGCGGCGTGCACTTTCCGGATGGCGCGGTCAGCGCCGATTTGCGGTACCGCGCGCTCGTCACGGAGCAACGTCACCCGTACACGCTTGCGCTGCTTGAGCGCGCGATCTCGACTGGGGTCGACAACGACGGAAAACCACTCGATCCCGTCATGCCGCGATGGCGGCTGAGTACGCGCGACCTGCACGACGTCGCATTGTACGTGCTGACGCAGCTGAAGTGA